GGACATCTTCCCCGGTGCGCGGGTCGTCGAGGCGGGCGTCGGCTCCGGCGCCCTGACGATGTCGCTGCTGCGCGCCGTGGGCGACACCGGCGAGCTGCACTCCATCGAGCGACGCGAGGACTTCGCGGCCATCGCGCGCGGCAACGTCGAGACGTTCTTCGGCGGCGAGCACCCGGCCTGGCACCTGCACATCGGCGACCTCGCCGACCGGGTCGCCGACGTCGTCGAGCCCGGCACGGTGGACCGCGTGGTCCTCGACATGCTCGCGCCGTGGGAGAACGTCGACGCCGTCGCCCGGGCGCTCGCGCCCGGTGGCGTGCTCGTCTGCTACGTCGCCACCGCCACGCAGCTGTCCCGCACCGCCGAGGACCTGCGCGCCGACGGCCGGTTCTCCGAGCCGGTCGCCTGGGAGTCGATGGTCCGCGGCTGGCACCTCGAGGGCCTGGCCGTGCGCCCGCAGCACCGCATGATCGGCCACACCGGCTTCCTCGTCAGCGCACGCCGCCTCGCCGACGGCGTCGTGCCGCCCGAGCGCAAGCGCCGCCCCGCCAAGGGCGCGCACCCCGGCCCCGCCGAGGAGTGGACCGAGGAGGACCTGGGGGAGCGCCCCGTGTCCGACAAGAAGATCCGCAAGGTGCGCCGCGAGGTCGGGCAGGCGCCCGAGCAGACCGCCTGAGGTCGCCGTCAGGTCGCGGTGCGG
This Isoptericola jiangsuensis DNA region includes the following protein-coding sequences:
- a CDS encoding tRNA (adenine-N1)-methyltransferase → MTSSPATGADERRGPLRVGDKVQLTDPKGRMHTITLNEHATFHTHKGFFRHSDLIGKPEGWVVTNTAGIEYLVLRPLLSDFVLSMPRGAAVVYPKDAGQIVQMADIFPGARVVEAGVGSGALTMSLLRAVGDTGELHSIERREDFAAIARGNVETFFGGEHPAWHLHIGDLADRVADVVEPGTVDRVVLDMLAPWENVDAVARALAPGGVLVCYVATATQLSRTAEDLRADGRFSEPVAWESMVRGWHLEGLAVRPQHRMIGHTGFLVSARRLADGVVPPERKRRPAKGAHPGPAEEWTEEDLGERPVSDKKIRKVRREVGQAPEQTA